A genomic region of Prionailurus viverrinus isolate Anna chromosome D4, UM_Priviv_1.0, whole genome shotgun sequence contains the following coding sequences:
- the LOC125150470 gene encoding olfactory receptor 2K2 codes for MKINIRITTGAKKEMQGENLTIWSFFFLEGFSRYPKLEIVLFAFSLVMYLITLLGNSTLILVTVLESRLQTPMYLFLGNLSFMDICYTSASIPTLLVNLLSSQKTIVFSGCAVQMYLSLAMGSTECVLLAVMAYDRYVAICNSLRYPVIMNRQVCVQMAAVSWVTGCLTALLETTCALQIPLCGNLIDHFTCEILAVLKLACAHSLLMDVIMLVVSVLLLPIPMLLICISYFFILSTILRISSAEGRNKAFSTCGAHLTVVILYYGAALSMYLKPSSSSSQEVDKIISLLYGVLTPMLNPIIYSLRNKEVKDAMKKLLYRTHENL; via the coding sequence ATGAAGATTAATATTAGAATAACTACAGGTGCAAAAAAGGAGATGCAAGGAGAAAACCTCACCATTTGgagcttttttttcctggaggGTTTTTCTAGATACCCAAAGTTAGAGATTGTTCTCTTCGCCTTCAGTCTTGTGATGTATCTGATAACCCTCTTGGGCAACAGCACTCTTATTTTAGTCACTGTCCTAGAGTCACGCCTTCAAACCCCCATGTACTTATTCCTCGGAAATCTCTCTTTCATGGATATTTGTTACACGTCTGCTTCTATTCCCACGTTGCTGGTGAACTTGCTGTCATCCCAGAAAACCATTGTCTTTTCTGGGTGTGCTGTACAGATGTATCTGTCCCTTGCCATGGGCTCCACAGAGTGTGTGCTTCTGGCTGTGATGGCGTATGACCGCTACGTGGCCATTTGCAACTCACTGAGATACCCCGTCATCATGAACAGGCAGGTCTGTGTGCAGATGGCCGCTGTCTCCTGGGTGACGGGTTGTCTGACTGCCCTGCTGGAAACCACTTGCGCCCTGCAGATACCCCTCTGTGGGAATCTCATAGACCACTTCACGTGTGAAATTCTGGCCGTGCTGAAGTTAGCTTGTGcacattccttgctcatggacgTGATCATGCTGGTGGTCAGCGTGCTCCTCCTGCCCATCCCAATGCTCTTAATTTGTATCTCTTATTTCTTCATCCTTTCCACTATCCTGAGAATCAGCtcagcagaaggaagaaacaaagctttTTCTACCTGTGGTGCCCACTTGACGGTGGTGATCTTGTACTATGGGGCTGCCCTCTCCATGTACCTAAAGCCTTCTTCCTCAAGCTCCCAAGAAGTAGATAAAATCATTTCACTGCTTTATGGAGTGCTCACCCCTATGTTGAACCCCATAATTTacagtttaagaaacaaagaagtcAAAGATGCCATGAAAAAACTATTGTATCGAACACATGAAAATCTCTGA